The nucleotide sequence CGTTCAGCCTAGCAACCGGCAGGGGGGCAGGGGGCCAACCGGACCTTCAGACTGCTGCGCGCTCCGCCTCCGGGCGACGGGCGGTCAGCGAGATTCCGGCGCTCGCCACCGCCACACACAGCAGCGCCAGCCACTGCCGCAGACTCAGGGCCTCGTGCAGCAGCAGCCACCCGCTCAGGGCGGCGATGGCCGGCTCCATGCTCATCAGCACACCGAAGACACGCGGGGGAATGGCCCGCAACGCCGCCATTTCCAGCGAGTACGGGAGTGCGGAGGAAAACAGCGCCACCGCCAGCCCCGCCAGCAGGAGGTCGGGCCGCAGCAGCCCGCTGCCCGCCTGAGCCACCCCGAACGGCAGGGCCACCAGCGCCGCCACCAGCATGCCCGCCACCACCCCGGTCACGCCCGGCACCCGCCGCCCCACCGCGCCCCCGGCCAGGATGTACGCGACCCAGAACGCCCCGGCGAGCAGCGCCAGCCCCGCGCCGGGCAGGTCGAGGTGTCCGGCGCTCTCCCCCACCGGCGCAATCAGGGCGATGCCCACGGCGGCGAGCAGCACCCACCCCACGTCGGTGACCCGGCGCGAGAGAAAGAGAGAGAGCAGCAGCGGCCCCACGAATTCCAGCGTGACCGCCAGACCCAGCGGCAGGCGCTGCAAGGCGAAATAGAAACTCAGGTTCATCAGCCCCAGTGCCACGCCGTAGGGCACGATGGCCTGCCAGTCGGCGCGGGTCAGGGCGCGCAGGTTCGGGCGAAAGGCGAGCAGCAGCAGCGCCGCCGCGAGCGTCACCCGCAGCGCCGTGGTCCCCCCCGGCCCCAGCGCCGGAAACAGCGACTTGGCAAAGGCCGCGCCGCCCTGAATGCTCAGCATGGCGAGCAGAAGCGCGGGCAGCGGGGGCAGCGGCAGGGCACGCGGAGACGGGGCACGCGGAGACAGGGCAGGACGGGGCCGGGGCATCACCGCCCAGCATAGGCCGCAGGGCCGGGGCGGGCCGGGGCGTCATCTGCCTTTCTCGCTTTCCCCCTTGTTCCCTCTCCCAGCTTTCTGATAGGGTTGTTCGGTGCGCTCCCGGTTGGCTGCTGACGGGCGCATGTTCTCCGGGCATCCTACTCCGGAGACGACACCCTCGAAATCAACCCCTGAGGTCTACTGCACATGGTGAAAATTCGTCTGTCCCGCTTCGGCTCGGCCCACAACCCCCACTACCGCATCGTCGTCGCCGACGTGCGCCGTCCCCGCGACGGTGGCTACATCGAGAACCTGGGTCACTACGACCCCCGCAAGACCACCGAGAACTTCCTGAAGATCGATGTCGAGCGTGCCAACCACTGGATCGCCCAGGGCGCCCAGCCCACCGACACCGCCCGCCGCCTGCTGCGTTCGCAGGGCGTCAAGGTCAGCAAGAAGTAAACCGCAAGCGCGACGAACTCAGGCCCCCGAGTGGGGCCTTTTTTCGTGGTCTGGCGGGATACGCTGCGTTCGGGGGTGCCCGCACGACCCTCACTCTCCGGCGGAAAGGTCTCTCCTCATATGGATTCCGCTTAATTCCTGCACAGTCGGGCCTATACAGTTGGGAAGGCGCCGCCTGTGCATCCATATCGCGGAATCCGTATTTTTTCCTACTCGCATCCGCTCTGCTGCGCAGCTTTGCAAGTCGGATTGAATCTGAAACTACCAGATTCAATCGGAATCCGTATCAGTTCAAAACCCGCTGCGGCTGCGCCACCGGGGGTGTCCAGTCGGCCCGGAACAGTCGGGGACGCTGCGGGTCGCTCGAAAGGACGTACCACACGCGCAGCCCCGAGGCGTGGGGCTGAAGCGGCAGGTAGGCGCTCTGGCCCGCCGGCAGCGTGTCGAGGGGCGTCCCCTCCGCCGTGCGCAGCCGCAACCAGGCGTTGGTGCGGGCAGGCGACCACCCCGCCACCTGCACCGACTGCGGCGAGGTGTTGGTCAGCTGCGCTCCCTCCCCGGTCAGGGACAGGCTGAGTTCGGGCCACTCGGGCACCAGCGGGGTCTGCCAGCGCAGGGCGAATCCCGGTTCGTTGGGGGGGCGGCGGGCGGGGCGGGGCAGCAGCGTGGCGGCGAGCAGGCCGCCCACCCCGGCGACCAGGGCAGCCACCACACTCAGCACCGTGGCGAGGTTGGCTTCGCCCGCCATCAGCGCGCTGGAGAGCAGCAGGAAGCCCCCCACCAGCCCGAACAGCGGCCAGCCCAGGCGCGGGCGGCGTGTCCTCTCCGGTGCATGTCCGGGAATGCGCCTGGGCCGCACGTAGGCCAGCGGCCAGAACTCGGCCAGCAGCAGCAGGGCGACGCCCACCCCGAACAGGGCAGGCAGCTCGGTCGGCCCCGCCAGCAGCAGGGAGAGCAGCCCCGGCACGAACCACCACCCCTGCCGGGGAATCCGGCCCCGCCGCGCTTCCCGGGCGACGCGCACCCACCAGAAGACCGCCAGCGCCGCGAGCGCGAGCGCGTAGAGCCAGGTCACCCCCGGCAGTCCGGTGGGGGTCAGCAGCGCGAGGGACAGGTCCGTCATGGCGCCGACTTATAGCAGAGAGCCGCCCGGCACACCGGGGTCAGTGTTCCCGTTCGGCGCGGGGAGCGGCCAGGTCGTCCGGCTTGACCAGCGGCGTGCGCTCGTAGGTGCTGGGGTGCTGGCTGTGGCGCCCCAGTTTCAGGCCCGTTTCCCCGTTGCCAGCGTTGGCCGCCGCGCCGCGCAGATGTCCGCTCCAGTCCCGGTCGGGCGCGGCAGGCAGCGGCGTGTCGGGCAGGTCCAGGGGCGCCGGGCTGGACAGGTCGGTAAACAGCGCCTCCGGAGCTGCGGGCACGGGAACCGTATGCACGGTCCGGGGCTGGCCCTGGCGCACCATCTCGTGAACGAGGTGCCCGAGTTCGTCGCGCAGGATGCCTTCCCAGGCGGTCTGCACGGCGCCCAGACTGCCGGGCAGGGCGAACACCAGCGCCCCGCGCCCCAGCCCGCCGAGTGCGCGTGAGAGCATGGCCGCGCCGCGCACCTGCCCGTAGGAGAGCATGCGGAACAGTTCGCCGAAGCCCGGAATGGGCTTGACGAGCAGCGACTCGATCACCGGCACCGTCACGTCACGCCCGGCGATGCCGGTGCCGCCCGTGGTCAGCACCACGTCGGCGCTGCGCATCAGCCGGACCACCGCCGAGCGGATTTCGACCGCGTCGTCGCGCACGATCAGTCTCTCGACCAGTTCGTGCCCCCCGGCCAGCAGCTGCTCGGCGAGGTACCGCCCGCTCTCGTCGCTCTCCGCCGTGCGGGTGTCACTCACGGTCACCACGGCGGCACGAACGCTGCGGGGAGCCTCCTGACGGTGCTGCGCCGCCCCGGCAGCGGGGGACTGTGAAGCGGGTTCGGTCATGTCGCCCAGGATAACCCGCCCCCTTCACGGACCGCACCTCGCCGTGCCGGGCGGCCCGCCCCCTGCTCTCTGCCGTCATCTCCCTAGCCAGCCCTCCACCCTGGGGAAGCGGGGGGACTACCCTCTAAGCCATGGTTTCCCCTGCCCCCAGCACGCCTGCCCCCAGCACACCAGTCACGCCGCTGCGCGTACTGATCTGCGACGAGATGAACCCCGGCAACCTGACACACGCCGGATTCGAGATCGACTACGAGGGCAACATGGACCGTGCCGAGACGCTGCGCCGCCTGCCCGAGTACGACGCCCTGATCACCCGCAGCCGCACCCGGGTGGACCGCGAACTGCTCGACGCCGCCGGGCCGCGCCTGAAGGTCATCGGGCGCGGGGGCGTGGGCGTGGACAACATCGACCTGGAGTACGCCAGCCGCCGGGGTCTGCTGGTCCTGAACGCGCCGGAAAGCAACAACGTCTCTGCCGCCGAACTCGCGGTCATGCACCTGATGGCCGCCGCACGGGGCCTGACGCGCAGCGACCGCAAGACCCGCGCCGGGGAATGGGACCGCAAATTTCTGGGCCTGGAACTCACCGACAAGACGCTGGGCATCGTGGGTCTGGGGCGCATCGGCTCCATCGTGGCGGACCGGGCGCAGGGGCTGCACATGAAGGTCGTCGCCTACGACCCCTACGTGCCCGAAAGCAAGTTCGAGCGCCTGGGCGTGGAGCGGGCCGCCAGCCTGGACGACCTGCTGGAACGGGTGGACGCCCTGACCGTGCATACCCCGCTGACCGACGAGACACGCGGCATGATCGGCGCGGCTCAACTGGCGCGGCTGAAACAGGACGCCATCGTGGTCAACGCGGCGCGGGGCGGCATCGTCGAGGAGCAGGCGCTGGTGGACGCGCTGCACAGCGGCAAGCTGTTCGCGGCAGGCGTGGACGTGTTCGTGGACGAGCCGCCCGCGCCGGAGCACATCTTCCTCGGTGCCCCGAACCTGGGCATCACCGCGCACCTGGGGGCCAACACCCGCGAGGCCCAGGAACGGGTCGGGGCCGAAATCGTGAGCCGGGTGCTCGACGCTCTGCGGGGCGACGTGAGCAAGGGCGCGGTCAACGCCCCGGCCCTGGACGCCAAGACGATGGAGCAGCTCGGCGGGTATCTGGACCTGGGCGAGAAACTGGGCCGCATCCTGACGCAGCTTCTGCCCGGCGGCCACGAGGTCGAGGTCACCTTCCGGGGCGAATTTCCCGCCGACCCCGCGCCCGTGGTCACCGCCGTGCTGGTCGGCTACCTCTCGGGCAGCACCGACGAGACGCCCAACATGATCAACGCCCGCGCCCTGGCCCGTGAGCGCGGCGTGACCCTCAGCGTGCGCGAGGAGGAAGACAGCCCCGACTACCAGACCGAGGTGATCGTGCGCGTCCTAACCCGCAGCGGCGAGAAGGAGCGCGTGCGGCAGGTCGGCGGCACGGTCTTCGGCAAGTCGCCGCGCCTGACCCGCCTGCGCCACTACCGCGTCGAACTCGAACCCGAGGGCTACATCCTGATCGCCTCCAACCAGGACAAACCGGGGGCCGTCGCCAAGCTGAGCAACCTGCTCGGCACCTGGGGCATCAACATCGCGGGGATGGCCCTGGGCCGCGCCGAGAAGGGCGGGCAGGCCCTCTTTACCCTGACCCTCGACGACAACCTGACCCCGGAGCAGTTGCAGGCGATTCGGGATCTGGACGTGATCGAGTCGGCGTATCTGGTCAAGGTTTGAGCGCGGAACGGCGCGGTCAAAACGTCTAAAGGTCTAAACGCCAGCGGCCCTGTTCAAGACAGGGAGACTGGCGTTTGCCTTTCCCCACCATCAACCATCAGCGAAGCGAAACCATCACCCATCGACAAAAAAGAAAGCGCAGGGTCTCCCCCACGCTTCCCTCGAAACTTGCCTTACTTCTTGCCGACCAGCGAAATGGTGTTGAAGGGTTCGCTGCCCAGCGGGCTCGGCACCCAGCCCTTGACGTAGCTGCGGGCGGCGGCGAGCGGCTGGCTGTGGACGATGGGGATGCGGTACATGGCCTTGTAGGTCAGCTCGTGAATCTGGCTGTAGGCGGCCTTGCGCTCGGCTTCGGTCTTGGCGGCGCGGCCCTTTTCGAGCAGGCTCTGAATCTGCACCGAGTTGTAGCCGATGTCGCTGCTGCCGTTGGGGCCGTAGTAGGCCGAGTAGAAGTTGTCGGGGTGGCCGTAGTCGCCGGTCCAGCCGATCATGTACATGTCGAAGCCGGGGGCCTTGTTGCGGTCTTCGAGGTACTTGGCCCAGTCCTCGGTCTTGAGGTTGACCTTGATGCCGATGGCCGCGAGGTCAGCCGCCATCGCTTCGGCAATCGGCTTGGGGCTGGGGAAGTATGGGCGCGACACGGGCATGTACCACAGGTCCATGGCAAAGCCGTTGGGGTAGCCCGCTTCGGCCAGCAGCTTCTTGGCGGCAGCCGGGTCGAACTTGTAGTCGGCGGGAACCTTGCTGCTGTTGTAACGGCTCAGGACCGGGGGCACGAAGCTGGCGTTGCTGGTGCCCAGGCCGGGCCAGAAGGCGTCCACGATGGCTTTCTTGTTCAGCGCCATGCTGACGGCCTGCCGGACCTTGGCGTTCTTGAGGTACTTGTTGCGGTTGTTCAGGCTGACGAAGCCCACGTTGAAGCTCGGACGCTTGACGGCCACCAGATTCTTGTCGTTCTGGATGGAGCGCAGCGAGTCGGGGGCCATGTCGCTGGCGAAGTCGATGGTCCCGGCCTTGAGTTCGTTGAGGCGCTGGCTGGGGTCCTTGATGGCGCGGATAATCAGGGTGGCGACTTTGGGCTTGGTGCCCCAGTAGCTCTTGTTGGCCGTGAGGGTCACGCGGTCGCCGCTGCGCCAGCT is from Deinococcus wulumuqiensis R12 and encodes:
- a CDS encoding ABC transporter substrate-binding protein, producing MKKLLLTAALLASPTAAAQSGTLVYGGNGEPISLESGNITDGISINVQRQIYDTLIDFKDGTTELVPGLATSWKPNANATSWTFTLRKGVKFHDGTPFNADAVVFNLTRWWDKNHPYGLRKDGRTFEIVGDLLGGYKGDATSVIKNVVKVNDSTVRVDLNKPSSVFPDAIASGYFGIASPAAIKSQGAKYGTPAGKAVGTGPFVFQSWRSGDRVTLTANKSYWGTKPKVATLIIRAIKDPSQRLNELKAGTIDFASDMAPDSLRSIQNDKNLVAVKRPSFNVGFVSLNNRNKYLKNAKVRQAVSMALNKKAIVDAFWPGLGTSNASFVPPVLSRYNSSKVPADYKFDPAAAKKLLAEAGYPNGFAMDLWYMPVSRPYFPSPKPIAEAMAADLAAIGIKVNLKTEDWAKYLEDRNKAPGFDMYMIGWTGDYGHPDNFYSAYYGPNGSSDIGYNSVQIQSLLEKGRAAKTEAERKAAYSQIHELTYKAMYRIPIVHSQPLAAARSYVKGWVPSPLGSEPFNTISLVGKK
- a CDS encoding MogA/MoaB family molybdenum cofactor biosynthesis protein; translated protein: MTEPASQSPAAGAAQHRQEAPRSVRAAVVTVSDTRTAESDESGRYLAEQLLAGGHELVERLIVRDDAVEIRSAVVRLMRSADVVLTTGGTGIAGRDVTVPVIESLLVKPIPGFGELFRMLSYGQVRGAAMLSRALGGLGRGALVFALPGSLGAVQTAWEGILRDELGHLVHEMVRQGQPRTVHTVPVPAAPEALFTDLSSPAPLDLPDTPLPAAPDRDWSGHLRGAAANAGNGETGLKLGRHSQHPSTYERTPLVKPDDLAAPRAEREH
- the serA gene encoding phosphoglycerate dehydrogenase; translated protein: MVSPAPSTPAPSTPVTPLRVLICDEMNPGNLTHAGFEIDYEGNMDRAETLRRLPEYDALITRSRTRVDRELLDAAGPRLKVIGRGGVGVDNIDLEYASRRGLLVLNAPESNNVSAAELAVMHLMAAARGLTRSDRKTRAGEWDRKFLGLELTDKTLGIVGLGRIGSIVADRAQGLHMKVVAYDPYVPESKFERLGVERAASLDDLLERVDALTVHTPLTDETRGMIGAAQLARLKQDAIVVNAARGGIVEEQALVDALHSGKLFAAGVDVFVDEPPAPEHIFLGAPNLGITAHLGANTREAQERVGAEIVSRVLDALRGDVSKGAVNAPALDAKTMEQLGGYLDLGEKLGRILTQLLPGGHEVEVTFRGEFPADPAPVVTAVLVGYLSGSTDETPNMINARALARERGVTLSVREEEDSPDYQTEVIVRVLTRSGEKERVRQVGGTVFGKSPRLTRLRHYRVELEPEGYILIASNQDKPGAVAKLSNLLGTWGINIAGMALGRAEKGGQALFTLTLDDNLTPEQLQAIRDLDVIESAYLVKV
- the rpsP gene encoding 30S ribosomal protein S16, encoding MVKIRLSRFGSAHNPHYRIVVADVRRPRDGGYIENLGHYDPRKTTENFLKIDVERANHWIAQGAQPTDTARRLLRSQGVKVSKK
- a CDS encoding EamA family transporter; this encodes MPRPRPALSPRAPSPRALPLPPLPALLLAMLSIQGGAAFAKSLFPALGPGGTTALRVTLAAALLLLAFRPNLRALTRADWQAIVPYGVALGLMNLSFYFALQRLPLGLAVTLEFVGPLLLSLFLSRRVTDVGWVLLAAVGIALIAPVGESAGHLDLPGAGLALLAGAFWVAYILAGGAVGRRVPGVTGVVAGMLVAALVALPFGVAQAGSGLLRPDLLLAGLAVALFSSALPYSLEMAALRAIPPRVFGVLMSMEPAIAALSGWLLLHEALSLRQWLALLCVAVASAGISLTARRPEAERAAV